In Chloroflexi bacterium ADurb.Bin180, one genomic interval encodes:
- the ytnP gene encoding putative quorum-quenching lactonase YtnP: protein MKRVGGVELHLLSDGQFAVDAGGIFGLVPRLLWGQLFEVDESNRMPNALACLLILDGGKRILVDTGLGSKLPPRELEMHGVLRPQGGLLEDLARHGLRPGDIDIVINTHLHWDHAGGNTLLQNDRAVPAFPNAQYWAQRLEWADAMYPDERTRNTYYPANLLPILESGQLKLLSGDTRVTPHVRCEVTRGHTRAHQSVYIESEGQSAIFLGDMASMAIRMERLGWISAFDTEPLETLEVKRAVRDWALEKDALLFFQHDVQVPAGRLAKRGEGWHVIPEQV, encoded by the coding sequence TTGAAGCGCGTCGGTGGAGTCGAGCTGCACCTGCTGAGCGATGGCCAGTTCGCCGTCGACGCGGGGGGCATCTTTGGCCTGGTGCCCAGGCTGTTGTGGGGCCAGCTCTTTGAGGTCGACGAGTCCAACCGCATGCCCAACGCCCTGGCCTGCCTGCTGATCCTCGATGGGGGCAAACGCATCCTGGTCGACACGGGCCTGGGCAGCAAGCTGCCGCCGCGCGAGCTGGAGATGCATGGCGTGCTGCGCCCACAGGGCGGCCTGCTGGAGGACCTGGCCCGCCACGGCCTGCGCCCGGGGGATATCGACATTGTCATCAACACCCACCTGCACTGGGACCACGCCGGCGGCAACACCCTGCTGCAGAACGACCGGGCCGTGCCCGCCTTCCCTAACGCGCAGTACTGGGCGCAGCGGCTGGAGTGGGCCGACGCGATGTATCCCGACGAGCGCACCCGCAATACCTACTACCCGGCCAACCTGCTGCCGATCCTCGAATCGGGTCAGCTCAAGCTGCTCTCGGGCGACACCAGGGTCACGCCGCACGTGCGCTGCGAGGTCACGCGCGGCCACACCCGCGCTCACCAGAGCGTGTACATCGAGTCGGAGGGCCAGAGCGCCATCTTTCTGGGTGATATGGCGTCAATGGCCATTCGTATGGAACGCCTGGGGTGGATCTCGGCCTTTGACACCGAGCCGCTCGAGACGCTCGAGGTCAAGCGCGCCGTGCGCGACTGGGCTCTGGAGAAGGATGCCCTGCTGTTCTTCCAGCACGACGTTCAGGTGCCTGCCGGGCGCCTGGCCAAACGGGGCGAGGGCTGGCACGTCATCCCGGAACAGGTCTAG